Proteins from a single region of Patescibacteria group bacterium:
- a CDS encoding HD domain-containing protein: protein MIMITTRVAKIVEAACKKPTNYAGSSAWTYHFLPAVKYAKLMARATGADAEIVELAALLHDYASVKSNKLHKDHHIHGARLAEKILKKLGYPQDKTARVQYCILTHRGSVLAKKLTKEARCLADADSMAHFDCIASLLYHAFNSRRYQMTINQAEIWLREKLNRSYKKLSPMAKKIIKDKYKASQLLFK, encoded by the coding sequence ATGATTATGATTACCACCAGGGTAGCCAAAATCGTTGAAGCGGCTTGTAAAAAGCCTACTAATTACGCCGGCTCAAGCGCCTGGACTTATCATTTTTTGCCAGCAGTCAAATATGCTAAATTAATGGCGCGAGCAACTGGCGCTGATGCGGAGATTGTTGAGCTCGCCGCTTTGCTTCATGATTATGCCAGTGTTAAATCAAATAAATTGCACAAAGATCACCACATTCATGGAGCCAGATTAGCGGAAAAAATTTTAAAAAAGCTAGGCTATCCTCAAGACAAAACCGCGCGAGTCCAATATTGTATTTTAACTCATCGCGGTAGCGTACTAGCTAAAAAACTAACCAAAGAAGCCCGCTGTTTAGCTGATGCTGATTCCATGGCTCATTTTGACTGCATTGCTTCTTTGTTATATCACGCTTTTAATAGTCGTCGCTACCAAATGACTATTAATCAGGCCGAAATATGGTTGAGAGAAAAGCTTAATCGCAGTTATAAAAAATTAAGCCCGATGGCTAAAAAAATTATCAAAGATAAATATAAGGCCAGCCAATTATTATTTAAATAA
- a CDS encoding S41 family peptidase, translated as MKRRTLILTLILIFVFGLTAGYYTAYLTILHNTSSQSPAGSTLLLPFLTSKGLDAGLFQQVWQIAKNNYVKQPVSDQDLFYGSLRGVVSALKDPYSVYLDPATATKFENEIAGSFEGIGIEIGIKKNQMTVIAPLPNTPAAKAGLKAGDKIIGINHLDTSDMSIDYASSLIRGKSGTKVILTIGRLGWPQAKDIEIVRAKIEVKTVEWEMRNTSTAYLKISHFNSDTVKDTANAVKGILAKNPKNLILDLRNNPGGYLESAVEIGGYWLPSQTIVTSKDAQGLVQTYKSQGRGELANLKTIVLVNGGTASAAEILAGALQDARRATLVGETTFGKGSVQELINLPGGSAIKVTTAYWYTPKNRQINETGIAPDIKVTLTDEDYNADKDPQLNKALELLK; from the coding sequence ATGAAAAGAAGAACATTAATTTTGACCTTGATTCTAATTTTTGTATTCGGTTTAACGGCCGGCTATTATACCGCTTATTTGACTATTTTACATAATACCTCGTCACAAAGCCCAGCTGGTTCAACTTTGCTTTTGCCATTTTTAACGAGCAAGGGCTTAGATGCGGGCCTATTCCAGCAAGTTTGGCAAATTGCAAAAAATAATTATGTTAAGCAGCCGGTTTCTGATCAGGATTTATTTTATGGCAGTTTAAGGGGCGTTGTTAGCGCGCTCAAAGATCCTTATTCGGTTTATCTTGATCCGGCCACGGCGACAAAATTCGAAAATGAAATAGCCGGGTCGTTCGAAGGCATTGGCATTGAAATTGGCATTAAGAAAAATCAAATGACCGTTATTGCTCCTTTACCCAACACACCAGCCGCCAAGGCTGGTCTGAAAGCCGGAGATAAAATCATTGGCATTAATCATCTTGATACTTCAGATATGTCGATTGACTATGCTTCGAGCTTGATTCGCGGCAAAAGCGGCACCAAAGTAATTTTAACTATTGGTCGATTAGGTTGGCCTCAAGCTAAAGACATAGAAATTGTTCGCGCTAAAATAGAAGTAAAGACCGTGGAATGGGAGATGAGGAACACTTCAACCGCTTATTTAAAAATTTCTCATTTTAACAGTGATACGGTTAAAGATACGGCCAACGCAGTTAAGGGGATTTTAGCTAAAAATCCTAAAAATCTTATTTTAGATTTGCGTAATAATCCGGGCGGTTATCTTGAAAGCGCAGTTGAAATCGGCGGTTATTGGTTGCCCAGTCAAACCATTGTTACCTCTAAAGACGCTCAAGGCCTGGTTCAAACCTATAAGTCACAGGGCCGTGGCGAATTGGCTAACTTAAAGACGATTGTCTTGGTTAATGGTGGGACGGCCTCGGCGGCAGAAATTTTGGCCGGTGCCCTGCAAGATGCTCGTAGGGCGACATTGGTTGGCGAGACGACCTTTGGCAAGGGTTCGGTTCAAGAGCTGATCAATTTGCCCGGCGGTTCGGCAATTAAAGTGACGACTGCTTATTGGTATACGCCAAAAAATCGCCAGATAAATGAAACCGGCATTGCGCCTGATATTAAAGTTACATTAACCGACGAAGATTATAATGCGGATAAAGATCCGCAATTAAATAAAGCGTTAGAATTATTAAAATGA
- the rfbB gene encoding dTDP-glucose 4,6-dehydratase, whose translation MTKKIKTILITGGCGFIGSNFIRYFLAKHSNYRIINLDKLTYAGRKENLKDLAGHPRYKFIKGDVCDKKIVELLVKKSEEIIHFAAESHVDRSIEGPETFLRTNIFGTYVLLEAARKYKIKKFLFISTDEVYGSIKSGKFCETSNLAPNSPYSVSKTSADLLCRAYFKTYGLPILITRSSNNFGPYQFPEKVIPLFITNLMRNKKVPLYGTGKNVRDWIYVLDNCTGIDFVRQHGKFGEIYNIGGGNELPNVVLTKSILKALKKDNSWIQPVADRLGHDWRYALDCTKIKKLGWQPKYNFEKAIDETIKWYVNNPWWWKPLIK comes from the coding sequence ATGACTAAAAAAATAAAAACAATTCTTATCACCGGCGGCTGCGGCTTTATCGGATCAAATTTCATCCGATATTTTTTGGCCAAACATTCCAACTATCGCATTATCAATTTAGATAAACTGACCTATGCCGGCCGAAAAGAAAACTTAAAAGACTTGGCAGGCCATCCGCGCTATAAATTTATCAAAGGTGATGTTTGCGATAAAAAAATCGTTGAGCTGTTAGTCAAAAAATCTGAAGAAATAATTCATTTTGCCGCTGAATCGCATGTAGATCGCTCAATCGAAGGACCGGAAACATTTTTACGCACCAATATTTTTGGCACCTATGTTTTACTTGAAGCAGCGCGCAAATACAAGATTAAAAAATTCCTTTTTATATCAACTGACGAAGTTTATGGCAGCATTAAAAGCGGAAAATTTTGTGAAACCAGCAACCTGGCCCCCAATAGCCCCTACTCGGTCTCCAAAACTAGTGCCGACCTGCTTTGCCGAGCCTATTTCAAAACATATGGACTGCCAATTTTAATTACTCGCTCTTCCAATAATTTCGGCCCGTACCAATTTCCAGAAAAGGTTATTCCTTTGTTTATCACCAATTTAATGCGTAACAAAAAAGTGCCGCTTTATGGCACAGGCAAAAACGTCCGCGACTGGATTTATGTGCTTGATAATTGCACTGGCATTGATTTTGTCAGACAGCATGGCAAATTCGGCGAAATTTATAACATCGGCGGCGGCAATGAATTGCCTAACGTTGTTTTAACTAAATCAATCTTAAAAGCTTTAAAGAAGGATAATTCTTGGATTCAACCGGTAGCCGACCGTTTAGGCCACGATTGGCGCTACGCTCTTGATTGCACAAAAATAAAAAAACTCGGTTGGCAACCAAAATATAATTTTGAAAAAGCCATTGATGAAACTATTAAATGGTATGTTAATAATCCGTGGTGGTGGAAGCCGTTAATTAAATGA
- the rpoC gene encoding DNA-directed RNA polymerase subunit beta' produces the protein MSLPGSTKTLILPTEMARPMINFDAIRLRLASPQDILAWSYGEVLLPETINYRTQKPEREGLFCEKIFGPVKDWECSCGKYKKVRFRGIVCDRCGVEVTRSLVRRERMGHITLAAPVTHIWFLRSIPSRIGLLLDLSGQALEKVVYFANFIITDVKEELKKEIKSQLEDEFKTKKKLLKKELGDKVNDFNKQSEEFTKQYQTVKKEIEEIEVGNIISEIKYRDLSLKYGHLFEAGIGAESLLKMLRKLDLKTMVVDLEKRKKRTLLLAKKKKIIQRLKLIKNLVAQNIKPEWMIMNVIPVIPPDLRPMVQLDGGRFASSDLNDLYRRVINRNNRLKRLKDLHAPEVILRNEKRMLQEAVDALIDNEMRSGKTVIASTGQRRSLKSLADILKGKEGRFRQNLLGKRVDYSGRSVIVVGPHLKLYQCGLPKIMAVELFRPFVVSQLIKQGIVHNVRSANRYIESGAKEVWDILEEIIKGAYVFLNRAPTLHRLSVQAFKPVLIEGKAIQIHPLVCAAFNADFDGDQMAVHVPITEQGVKEAADIILSSKNLLKPATGEPIVVPSKDMVWGAWYLTTIRDIQPADKIKVFSDVGQAQIAYDLKKINLQEKVKIRFGKEIKEISIGRLIFNSIFPTDVYNLDKVVDKKVLKELIMKCMEKYGQERTVDLLDDIKELTLKYLTESGLSWGMDDLPDIPGKKEILEAAEKRIDEIQHQYEMGLLAEDERYMKNIETWMQVKDKITNLCRKTLDPYGSVLSMIESGARGSWTQLTQMLGMKGIVSSPTGRLIELPIKSSYKEGFNELEYFISTHGARKGTSDTALRTASAGYLTRRMVDVSQDVVIREEDCGDKQGITLTKKESEEMGESLAERLLGRVLASNITDPNTKKVAFKAGELIDSAKVKEIKKLDLAEAKVRSVLTCKAHEGACAMCYGYDLGFNELVKIGTPVGIVAAQSIGEPGTQLTLRTFHTGGVAGKDITQGLPRVEELLEARPPRQAAILARNPGRLQVIEDKTGKKIRIKYQGTKDDSYILEEEKPWQIKVKNGDKVNSGDVLAEIKADKSQDIKKQKITAKHKGEVKIDGEVLRVSYPAIDVEEYDIGISYALLVKDGQEVKAGDQLTDGSLNLNELYELCGRELVEKYILKEIQYIYSSQGQDLNDKHVEILIRQMFSRVLVSESGDTDLLPGEVVSKSYLEESNRRATKAGQKLAKAKELLLGITKVSLSTNSFLSSASFQETSRVLINAAITGRPDNLMGLKENVIIGRLIPAGTGLGKKDKKEK, from the coding sequence ATGTCATTACCAGGTTCAACAAAAACATTAATTCTCCCGACCGAAATGGCTCGGCCCATGATTAATTTCGACGCTATTAGACTGAGATTAGCCTCTCCGCAGGATATTTTAGCTTGGTCTTATGGCGAAGTTCTTTTGCCTGAGACCATTAATTATCGTACGCAAAAACCTGAGAGAGAAGGTTTGTTTTGCGAAAAGATTTTCGGCCCGGTTAAAGATTGGGAGTGTTCTTGCGGCAAATACAAAAAAGTCAGATTTAGAGGTATTGTTTGCGACCGCTGTGGCGTAGAAGTAACCAGATCTTTGGTTCGCCGCGAGAGAATGGGGCACATTACTTTGGCTGCGCCAGTTACTCACATTTGGTTTTTACGCAGCATTCCTTCGCGCATTGGTTTATTGCTCGACCTTTCCGGCCAGGCCCTAGAAAAAGTTGTTTACTTCGCGAACTTTATCATTACGGACGTGAAAGAAGAATTAAAAAAGGAAATTAAGTCTCAGCTGGAAGACGAATTCAAAACCAAAAAGAAATTATTAAAAAAAGAACTTGGCGACAAGGTGAATGATTTTAATAAACAATCAGAAGAATTCACTAAACAATATCAAACAGTTAAAAAAGAAATCGAAGAAATCGAGGTCGGTAACATTATTTCAGAAATAAAATATCGCGACCTTTCGCTGAAATATGGTCATTTATTTGAAGCCGGCATTGGCGCCGAATCCTTGCTTAAAATGTTGCGAAAGCTCGACTTAAAAACCATGGTAGTTGATCTTGAAAAACGAAAAAAGAGAACGTTGCTTTTGGCTAAAAAGAAAAAAATTATCCAACGGCTAAAATTAATTAAAAATTTGGTAGCCCAGAACATTAAACCAGAGTGGATGATTATGAATGTTATCCCAGTTATTCCGCCGGACTTAAGACCAATGGTCCAGCTAGACGGTGGACGATTTGCTTCTTCTGATTTGAATGATTTATACCGCCGCGTCATTAACCGCAATAATCGTTTAAAAAGATTAAAAGATTTACATGCGCCGGAAGTTATTTTGCGCAACGAAAAAAGAATGTTACAAGAAGCAGTTGATGCTTTAATTGATAACGAAATGAGATCTGGTAAAACCGTTATCGCTTCGACCGGCCAACGAAGATCTTTAAAATCTTTAGCCGATATCTTAAAGGGGAAAGAAGGTCGTTTCCGTCAAAACTTGCTTGGTAAACGCGTTGACTATTCTGGCCGCAGCGTTATCGTGGTTGGTCCGCACTTAAAATTATATCAATGCGGCCTGCCAAAGATTATGGCAGTGGAATTATTCAGACCATTTGTTGTTTCTCAGCTTATTAAACAAGGCATTGTTCACAATGTCCGCAGTGCCAATCGTTATATAGAATCAGGCGCTAAAGAAGTCTGGGATATTTTAGAAGAAATCATTAAAGGGGCTTACGTATTTTTAAATCGTGCGCCAACTTTACATCGCCTTTCAGTTCAGGCCTTTAAGCCAGTTTTAATTGAAGGCAAGGCCATCCAAATTCATCCTTTAGTTTGCGCGGCCTTTAACGCCGACTTTGACGGCGACCAAATGGCCGTGCATGTGCCAATTACCGAGCAAGGCGTCAAAGAAGCGGCGGACATAATTTTATCATCTAAGAACTTATTAAAACCGGCCACCGGTGAACCGATCGTTGTGCCATCTAAGGACATGGTTTGGGGTGCTTGGTATTTAACGACTATTCGCGACATTCAGCCAGCTGATAAAATTAAAGTTTTTTCCGACGTTGGTCAAGCGCAGATTGCTTATGATTTGAAAAAAATTAATCTACAAGAAAAAGTAAAAATTCGTTTTGGCAAAGAGATTAAAGAAATCAGCATTGGCCGTTTGATTTTCAATTCCATTTTTCCGACCGATGTTTATAACTTAGACAAAGTGGTTGATAAAAAAGTTTTAAAAGAACTGATTATGAAGTGTATGGAAAAATACGGCCAAGAAAGAACAGTAGACTTATTAGATGATATTAAAGAATTAACTTTGAAATATTTGACCGAGTCAGGCTTGTCCTGGGGTATGGACGACTTGCCGGATATTCCAGGCAAAAAAGAGATCCTCGAAGCCGCCGAGAAAAGAATTGACGAGATTCAACATCAATATGAAATGGGGCTACTGGCCGAAGATGAACGTTATATGAAAAATATTGAAACTTGGATGCAAGTCAAAGATAAAATTACCAATCTTTGCCGCAAAACTCTTGATCCATATGGTTCGGTTTTAAGTATGATTGAGTCGGGCGCTCGGGGTTCTTGGACGCAATTAACTCAAATGCTTGGTATGAAGGGCATTGTTTCGTCTCCGACAGGCCGCTTAATCGAGTTGCCGATTAAGAGTTCTTATAAAGAAGGTTTCAATGAATTAGAATATTTTATTTCTACTCACGGTGCCCGTAAGGGTACGTCTGATACGGCCCTAAGAACCGCCAGCGCTGGTTATTTGACCAGGCGTATGGTTGATGTCTCGCAAGACGTGGTTATTCGTGAAGAAGACTGCGGAGACAAACAGGGCATTACTTTAACCAAAAAAGAGTCGGAAGAAATGGGAGAGAGCCTAGCTGAACGTTTATTGGGCCGAGTTTTAGCTAGTAATATTACAGATCCTAATACGAAAAAAGTTGCCTTTAAGGCCGGCGAATTAATTGATTCGGCTAAAGTAAAAGAAATCAAAAAATTAGATTTGGCCGAAGCTAAGGTTAGGTCTGTTCTAACCTGTAAGGCCCATGAAGGAGCTTGCGCGATGTGTTATGGCTATGACTTGGGTTTTAATGAATTAGTTAAGATTGGTACGCCGGTCGGCATTGTGGCTGCCCAAAGTATTGGTGAGCCTGGAACGCAATTAACCCTTCGAACCTTCCATACTGGCGGTGTGGCCGGAAAAGATATTACACAAGGTTTGCCGCGGGTAGAAGAATTGCTCGAAGCTCGTCCACCTCGTCAAGCCGCTATTTTGGCCAGAAACCCGGGCCGTCTCCAGGTTATTGAAGACAAGACGGGCAAAAAGATTAGAATTAAATATCAGGGCACCAAGGACGACAGTTATATTTTAGAAGAAGAAAAACCCTGGCAAATAAAAGTTAAAAATGGCGATAAAGTGAATAGCGGCGATGTTTTGGCCGAAATCAAAGCCGATAAAAGTCAGGATATTAAGAAACAAAAAATCACCGCCAAACATAAAGGTGAAGTTAAGATCGATGGCGAAGTGTTGCGCGTTAGTTACCCGGCCATTGACGTCGAAGAATATGACATTGGTATTAGTTATGCTTTGCTAGTTAAAGACGGCCAAGAAGTTAAGGCGGGCGATCAATTAACTGACGGCAGCTTAAATCTCAACGAGCTTTATGAGCTTTGTGGTCGCGAATTGGTTGAAAAATATATTTTAAAAGAGATTCAGTATATTTATTCTTCACAAGGCCAGGACTTAAATGATAAGCACGTGGAGATTTTGATTCGCCAAATGTTTTCCCGCGTTTTAGTCTCCGAAAGTGGCGATACTGATTTATTGCCCGGCGAAGTTGTATCTAAATCATACTTGGAAGAATCAAATCGCCGCGCCACCAAGGCTGGCCAGAAATTGGCCAAGGCTAAAGAATTACTATTGGGCATTACTAAAGTTTCACTTTCGACTAATAGTTTCTTATCGTCAGCTTCTTTCCAGGAAACTTCTCGCGTTTTAATTAACGCCGCGATTACCGGTCGACCGGACAATTTAATGGGATTGAAAGAAAACGTAATTATTGGTCGATTAATTCCAGCGGGCACTGGGCTGGGAAAGAAAGACAAGAAAGAAAAATAA
- a CDS encoding signal peptidase II: MFEPELASVDKSKITMRHKYLGINLIILGFFVLDRILKAIFLAKNSLLNLGPINLSLTKNPQTAFGYLQPSALFYIIIIILISFLIYKLYQAYQSQEIWSIWAYTLVIIGGFSNLLDRIKYGFVVDYVYIGHLSFFNLADLMISAGIIVLIIYCIHSGRLAKIKNN, translated from the coding sequence ATGTTTGAACCAGAGCTGGCGTCGGTGGATAAATCGAAAATTACTATGCGCCACAAATATCTTGGGATTAATTTAATAATCCTGGGATTTTTTGTTTTAGATAGAATTTTAAAGGCCATTTTTTTGGCTAAAAATTCACTGCTTAATTTAGGCCCGATCAATTTATCTCTGACCAAAAACCCGCAAACAGCCTTCGGCTACTTACAGCCAAGCGCTTTATTCTATATTATTATTATTATACTAATCAGCTTTTTAATTTATAAACTTTACCAAGCCTACCAATCACAAGAAATTTGGTCAATCTGGGCATATACCTTGGTAATTATCGGCGGATTTAGTAATTTACTAGATCGAATTAAATATGGCTTTGTTGTTGATTACGTTTATATTGGTCATTTGTCGTTTTTTAATTTAGCTGACCTAATGATCAGCGCCGGAATTATTGTCTTAATTATTTATTGCATCCATTCCGGTCGCTTGGCTAAAATAAAAAATAATTAA
- the ruvB gene encoding Holliday junction branch migration DNA helicase RuvB, with amino-acid sequence MAKYDEEKIVSATNTPEDNNLDQNLRPQRLGEFVGQEKIKENLRIFIQAAKEREQALEHVLLNGGPGLGKTTMAYIIAKETNVNIRITSGPALERAGDLASILTNLNNGDILFIDEIHRLNRVIEEVLYPAMEDFGIDLVLGKGPAAKTLRLDLPRFTLIGATTRPSMLSSPLRDRFGAVYQLDFYQVEDIKKIIKRSAKILGIKLDDEAAQEIAKRARYTPRIANRLLKRVRDFAQVHQHQTIDQNVVDGALEMLEIDSAGLNPMDRKILTVMIEKFKGGPVGVKSLAIACGEELEAMEEIYEPYLIQSGFLHRTARGRVATDKAYQHLGFKKGFF; translated from the coding sequence ATGGCTAAATACGACGAAGAAAAAATTGTTTCTGCAACTAATACCCCCGAAGATAATAATTTGGACCAAAATCTTAGACCGCAACGGCTAGGTGAATTTGTTGGCCAGGAAAAAATAAAAGAAAATCTGCGGATTTTTATTCAAGCAGCCAAAGAACGCGAACAAGCGCTTGAGCATGTTTTATTAAATGGTGGCCCAGGTCTAGGCAAAACGACCATGGCCTATATTATCGCCAAAGAAACGAACGTGAATATCAGAATTACTTCTGGTCCAGCCTTGGAGCGTGCCGGAGATTTGGCTTCTATTTTGACTAACCTTAACAACGGAGACATTTTATTTATTGACGAGATTCATCGCTTAAATAGAGTAATCGAAGAAGTGCTTTATCCGGCCATGGAAGACTTTGGCATTGACTTGGTCTTAGGTAAAGGCCCGGCGGCTAAAACTTTGCGCCTAGACCTGCCGCGTTTTACTTTAATCGGCGCTACCACCCGGCCCTCGATGCTTTCTTCTCCTTTGCGAGATCGTTTTGGTGCAGTTTATCAGCTTGATTTTTATCAAGTCGAAGATATAAAAAAAATCATCAAACGTTCAGCTAAGATTTTAGGTATTAAATTAGACGATGAGGCAGCGCAAGAAATTGCCAAGCGCGCTCGCTACACACCGCGTATCGCCAATCGGTTGCTTAAGCGGGTGCGTGATTTTGCCCAGGTCCACCAGCACCAAACTATCGATCAAAACGTAGTAGATGGGGCGCTGGAGATGCTGGAGATTGATTCGGCTGGGCTTAATCCAATGGATAGAAAAATTTTAACTGTGATGATAGAAAAATTTAAAGGTGGACCGGTGGGAGTAAAATCGCTGGCTATTGCTTGCGGCGAAGAACTAGAGGCCATGGAAGAAATTTATGAACCATATTTAATTCAAAGCGGATTTTTGCATCGCACTGCTCGCGGCCGCGTGGCCACTGACAAGGCTTATCAGCATTTAGGTTTTAAAAAGGGATTTTTTTAA